A region of the Pseudarthrobacter phenanthrenivorans Sphe3 genome:
CCATTGAAGGGCCGTACTACGTGCCGGGTTCGCCGGAACTCGCCACCCCGGCCACTGTTGAAATGCGCGACGACGAGGAGGGCACGCCGCTGCGTTTCACCGGCCGTTTCACCGGCACCGAGGGCAACCCCATCCAGGACGCCCAGGTGGAAATCTGGCACGCGGACGCCGCAGGGTTTTACTCCCAGTACGCACCGGGCCTGCCCGAATGGCTTTTCCGCGCCACCGTCAAGGCGGACCAGGACGGCCGCTTCGAGATCAACACCATGCGCCCCGCTCCGTACCAGATCCCCACGGACGGTGCCTGCGGCCAGCTGATCAATGCTGCGGGCTGGCACGCATGGCGCCCGGCCCACATCCACATCAAGGTTTCCGCGCCCGGCTACCAGCCCGTCACGCAGCAGCTCTACTTCCCGGGCGATCCCCACAACGCCGACGACATCGCATCGGCAGTCAAGCCTGAACTGATGCTGGACCCCCGTCCCCGCACGGATGGTGGAGCCGGCGAAGAAGTGGTCTATGACTACGTCCTCGCCAAGGAAGGACAAATTAAGTAGGAATTGCTGCTGAGACCGGTGCCGGGGCTTTGGCCCCGGCGCCGGAAGGCGCTCCGGGATCCAACGTCCCGGGGCGCCTGTTTTTTCCGCTTGACGCCAGGAGCCAGAATGTCCCCCTCCCGCCAGGATCCACCCGCCACCCGCCCGGACGCCGCCCTGGCACCGGGGCCGGAACCCCTGCTGGAACGTCCCGGGCTGCGCCCCGCGGGAGTCCGCCAGTTGATGCGCGACGTGGCGCTGCCCTACGCCTCCAACGGGATGATCGGCCTGATCTTCACCGCTTCGGGCCCCATAGCCGTCACCCTGGCGGTGGGCGCGGCCGGCGGGCTGACGCAGGACCAGCTCGCCTCCTGGGTGTTTGGCATCCTCTTCTCAGGCGGCGCAGCAACACTGCTGATGTCGCTTCTCTACCGCCAGCCCTTGGGCTTCGCCTGGTCCATTCCCGGCACCGTGCTCCTTGGACCGTCCCTTCAGCACCTGTCCTTCCCCGAGGTGGTGGGAGCGTTCTTCACCTCTGGAGTACTCATCCTCGCTTTGGGCGCCACGGGGGTGGTCCGCAGGATCATGTCTGCTGTCCCGATGCCCCTGGTCATGGCGATGGTTGCGGCAGTGTTCCTGAGGTTCGGCACGGACATCGTTGCCTCCACGCAGAGCAATCCCGTCATTGCCGTCCCCATGGTGGGCGCATTCCTGGTACTCAGCGCCGTCCCCGCGCTGGGAAGGTTCCTTCCGCCTGTC
Encoded here:
- the catA gene encoding catechol 1,2-dioxygenase produces the protein MTETQTDTRKENEGTAVEAGSKATERFTASGKLSQLDVPKERVSLLAGALIKAANDIVVEHQVTYEEYNALKAWLIKVGTDGEWPLFLDVWLEHTVEDVNSQDRPGTKGTIEGPYYVPGSPELATPATVEMRDDEEGTPLRFTGRFTGTEGNPIQDAQVEIWHADAAGFYSQYAPGLPEWLFRATVKADQDGRFEINTMRPAPYQIPTDGACGQLINAAGWHAWRPAHIHIKVSAPGYQPVTQQLYFPGDPHNADDIASAVKPELMLDPRPRTDGGAGEEVVYDYVLAKEGQIK